In Ectothiorhodospira sp. BSL-9, a single window of DNA contains:
- a CDS encoding alpha/beta fold hydrolase, which translates to MLRWLLIILGSLFTLGLLVLLLGPFLISSQPLKGLESAQAVATEDSRFVTIPFAGTDGLKLHYLEADGGSEADAPTFVLLHGFTFNAYTWNELLPGLAKHGRVVAHDQVPYGLSAKPTRDDWSGPNPFTKEAALTHLLAFLDAREIDQAILVGNSSGATLAMEAALEAPERVSGLVLINPWVYVDRPTFPDAVTQLPQIRRLNLLLARQLGSRGTLLDLSYHDPEAISDERRALTMIHTRVENWDLAWGELFVRAMASPVDVSAHLGDLTQRSLVIIGDEDRVVPPEDSRRAAQELPNATVATIPGCGHVPQEECPGAVLEAVVEWF; encoded by the coding sequence ATGCTTAGATGGCTCTTGATCATCCTCGGTAGTCTGTTCACGCTGGGACTCCTGGTCCTGCTGCTGGGCCCATTTTTGATCTCCAGTCAGCCCCTGAAAGGGCTGGAATCGGCCCAGGCGGTAGCCACCGAGGACAGTCGGTTCGTCACCATCCCCTTTGCAGGGACCGATGGATTGAAGCTGCATTACCTGGAGGCCGACGGTGGCAGCGAGGCGGATGCGCCTACCTTTGTTCTGCTCCATGGCTTCACCTTCAATGCCTATACCTGGAATGAGCTCCTGCCTGGCCTGGCGAAGCACGGACGGGTGGTGGCTCATGATCAGGTGCCCTATGGGCTGAGTGCCAAGCCCACCCGTGATGACTGGTCGGGGCCCAATCCCTTCACCAAGGAGGCGGCCTTGACGCATCTGCTGGCCTTCCTGGATGCCAGGGAAATCGATCAGGCCATCCTGGTGGGCAACTCCTCCGGGGCCACCCTGGCCATGGAGGCCGCTCTGGAGGCACCGGAGCGGGTCAGCGGCCTGGTCCTGATCAATCCATGGGTGTATGTGGATCGGCCCACCTTCCCGGATGCAGTGACCCAATTGCCCCAGATCCGACGTCTGAACCTGTTGCTGGCCAGACAGCTGGGCTCCCGTGGAACCCTGCTGGATCTGTCCTATCATGATCCGGAGGCCATCAGCGATGAGCGGCGCGCGCTCACCATGATTCACACCCGTGTGGAAAACTGGGATCTGGCCTGGGGTGAGCTTTTTGTGCGCGCCATGGCCAGCCCGGTGGATGTGAGTGCTCACCTGGGGGATCTTACGCAGCGCAGCCTGGTGATCATCGGGGATGAGGATCGGGTTGTACCCCCCGAGGATTCCAGGCGCGCGGCGCAGGAACTGCCCAATGCCACGGTGGCAACTATTCCCGGGTGCGGTCACGTGCCCCAGGAGGAATGTCCCGGCGCTGTACTGGAAGCGGTTGTGGAGTGGTTTTAG
- the imuA gene encoding translesion DNA synthesis-associated protein ImuA codes for MPEPQATSDATPTLESLLQRADIWRGSGHDGHHRPTLSSGDTALDQRLGGGWPQGALVELLLDQHGIGEISLLLPALAALTQGERAVALVAPPYLPYAPALRQAGIHLRHLLWITPQDDTEILWAMEQILRAGPVGAALAWPQRLTSQQLRRLQLAAEQGRATGFIYRPTLHAREPSPAALRLRLHADREGSPRVEIIKRRGPKTTPQPLPVQRRDIPPGARDRTRE; via the coding sequence ATGCCTGAGCCGCAGGCCACCAGCGACGCCACTCCAACCCTGGAGAGCCTGCTGCAACGCGCGGACATCTGGCGTGGCAGCGGCCATGATGGCCATCACAGGCCGACCCTGTCCAGCGGTGATACGGCCCTGGATCAACGTCTGGGCGGCGGCTGGCCACAGGGGGCCCTGGTGGAGCTGCTGCTGGACCAGCACGGCATCGGCGAGATCTCCCTGCTGCTCCCGGCCCTGGCAGCCCTCACCCAGGGCGAGCGCGCCGTGGCCCTGGTGGCCCCGCCCTATCTGCCCTACGCACCGGCCCTTCGGCAGGCCGGCATTCACCTTCGACACCTGCTGTGGATCACCCCCCAGGATGACACGGAGATCCTCTGGGCCATGGAGCAGATCCTGCGTGCCGGCCCGGTGGGTGCGGCACTGGCCTGGCCACAACGATTGACCTCCCAGCAGTTGCGCCGACTGCAACTGGCGGCGGAGCAGGGGCGCGCCACCGGCTTCATCTATCGCCCCACGCTACATGCCCGGGAGCCCTCCCCGGCCGCACTCAGGCTGCGCCTGCACGCTGACAGGGAGGGGTCGCCACGGGTGGAGATCATCAAGCGGCGGGGGCCTAAAACCACTCCACAACCGCTTCCAGTACAGCGCCGGGACATTCCTCCTGGGGCACGTGACCGCACCCGGGAATAG
- a CDS encoding NAD(P)-dependent oxidoreductase gives MTLKVGCIGLGIMGGPMALNLLKAGYEVHVWARRPEATEAFKDAGAQVDTSPAKLARQVDVVLTNVSDTRDVEQVLVGNNGVIEGAQPGLVVVDHSTISPTASRKLATALSDRDVDMLDAPVSGGQQGAKEGSLTIMVGGKAQVLERVRPVLEVVGKSITHVGDHGAGQITKACNQLIVAQTMTAVSEAIRLAEAAGVDPKAMREALLGGLGYSRVLEVHGQRMINRSYPPGFKTRLHAKDMGIVLQTAADLGLPLPGTAQAAQWINAAVGQGYGEDDSAVIAEVLRRLTPPPKETGDH, from the coding sequence ATGACGTTGAAGGTGGGTTGTATCGGTTTGGGCATCATGGGTGGCCCCATGGCCCTGAATCTGCTCAAGGCCGGCTATGAAGTTCACGTATGGGCGCGGCGTCCCGAGGCCACGGAGGCCTTCAAGGACGCGGGTGCCCAGGTGGATACCAGTCCGGCCAAGCTGGCCCGCCAGGTGGATGTGGTGCTCACCAACGTCTCCGACACCCGGGATGTGGAGCAGGTGCTCGTGGGCAATAACGGCGTGATCGAAGGCGCCCAGCCGGGCCTGGTGGTGGTGGATCACAGCACCATCTCCCCCACGGCCAGCCGCAAACTGGCCACGGCCCTGTCAGATCGGGACGTGGACATGCTGGACGCGCCGGTCTCGGGAGGTCAGCAGGGGGCGAAGGAGGGCAGCCTGACCATCATGGTGGGCGGCAAGGCGCAGGTGCTGGAGCGGGTGCGTCCGGTGCTGGAGGTGGTGGGCAAGTCCATCACCCATGTGGGCGACCACGGGGCCGGTCAGATCACCAAGGCCTGCAATCAGCTGATTGTGGCCCAGACCATGACCGCGGTCTCCGAGGCCATCCGCCTGGCCGAGGCTGCGGGAGTGGACCCGAAGGCCATGCGCGAGGCACTGCTGGGCGGGTTGGGTTACTCCCGGGTGCTGGAGGTGCATGGCCAGCGCATGATCAATCGCTCCTACCCGCCTGGTTTCAAGACCCGGCTGCACGCCAAGGATATGGGGATCGTGCTGCAGACCGCCGCCGATCTGGGGTTGCCGCTGCCGGGTACGGCTCAGGCTGCCCAGTGGATCAACGCGGCCGTGGGACAGGGATATGGTGAAGATGATTCCGCGGTGATCGCCGAGGTATTGCGCCGCTTGACGCCGCCACCCAAAGAGACAGGAGACCACTGA
- a CDS encoding ABC transporter permease translates to MTTSLIPQLSLRFIPVWRRNLLVWRKIMVPSVLGNFGEPVLYLLAFGYGFGQLVGDLGDLPYMVFLASGIICSSAMYTASFEGMYSAYTRMSEQKTWDGLLGAPLNLDDIVLGEIMWAATKALMSATAILVVAALLGLVSDLRALLALPVILLAGFAFAACAMIVTALSRSYDFFLYYFTLAITPMLLLSGVFFPLDQLPDVIVMLAHLLPLVHVVEVVRPLMIGEWPVNVLLHLSVVAAYGLVALSLSTWLLRRRLMC, encoded by the coding sequence ATGACCACTTCCCTGATTCCGCAGCTGAGCCTGCGGTTCATTCCCGTGTGGCGCCGCAATCTGCTGGTATGGCGCAAGATCATGGTGCCGTCCGTGCTGGGTAACTTCGGCGAGCCTGTGCTGTATCTGCTGGCCTTCGGCTATGGATTTGGCCAACTGGTGGGGGATCTGGGTGACCTGCCCTACATGGTCTTCCTGGCCTCGGGCATTATCTGTTCCAGCGCCATGTACACGGCCAGTTTCGAGGGCATGTATTCTGCGTACACCCGCATGTCTGAACAGAAGACCTGGGACGGCCTGCTGGGGGCGCCATTGAACCTGGACGACATTGTCCTGGGTGAGATCATGTGGGCCGCCACCAAGGCCCTGATGAGCGCCACGGCCATCCTGGTGGTGGCGGCTCTGCTGGGGCTGGTCAGCGACCTGCGGGCACTGCTGGCGCTGCCGGTGATCCTGCTGGCGGGGTTTGCCTTTGCGGCCTGCGCCATGATCGTCACGGCCCTATCACGCAGTTACGATTTCTTCCTGTACTACTTCACCCTGGCGATCACGCCCATGTTGCTGCTCTCGGGGGTGTTTTTCCCGCTGGATCAGTTGCCGGACGTGATCGTGATGCTGGCCCATCTGCTGCCGCTGGTGCATGTGGTGGAGGTGGTTCGGCCGCTGATGATCGGCGAATGGCCGGTGAATGTGCTGCTGCATCTGAGTGTGGTGGCCGCTTATGGGTTGGTGGCGTTGAGCCTGTCCACGTGGCTGCTGCGTCGTCGTTTGATGTGCTGA
- the lexA gene encoding transcriptional repressor LexA yields the protein MEKLTPRQAEILAFIRDYMQTSGMPPTREEIMRAFGFKSPNAAECHLRTLARKGAIDILAGTSRGIRLREPLGLPLVGRVAAGAPILAEEHIEDRYRLDPRLFNPQPDYLLRVQGLSMIGAGILDGDLLAVHRTPEVRNGQIAVFRLEDEVTVKRFQQEGHTARLLPENPDFEPIVVDLRQEALNVEGVSVGIIRNQDA from the coding sequence ATGGAAAAGCTCACCCCCAGGCAGGCGGAAATCCTGGCATTCATCCGCGACTACATGCAGACCAGCGGCATGCCGCCCACCCGGGAGGAAATCATGCGTGCCTTTGGTTTCAAGTCCCCCAACGCGGCGGAGTGCCATCTACGCACCCTGGCCCGCAAGGGGGCCATCGATATCCTGGCGGGCACTTCCCGCGGGATTCGTCTGCGCGAACCCCTGGGGCTGCCCCTGGTGGGCCGTGTGGCCGCCGGGGCCCCCATCCTGGCCGAGGAGCATATTGAAGATCGCTACCGGCTGGACCCACGCCTGTTCAATCCACAGCCGGATTACCTGCTGCGGGTCCAGGGGCTCAGCATGATCGGTGCCGGCATCTTGGACGGAGATCTGCTGGCCGTCCATCGCACCCCCGAGGTACGCAACGGCCAGATCGCCGTCTTCCGCCTGGAGGACGAGGTCACCGTGAAGCGTTTCCAGCAGGAGGGGCACACTGCCCGCCTGTTGCCGGAAAACCCGGACTTTGAACCCATTGTCGTGGATTTGCGCCAGGAGGCACTGAACGTGGAGGGCGTCAGCGTGGGCATCATCCGTAATCAGGATGCCTGA
- a CDS encoding ATP-binding cassette domain-containing protein has translation MDTVALTDDFTTAQTADGPHIARACRLLKRYDGQTVVDHIDLEVRPGECFGLLGPNGAGKTTTLRMMLGLTPPDGGTLHVLGEPIPARAREARVRLGIVPQFDNLDPDFTVRENLTTYAGYFGLKGDARRQRVDELIAFANLGQREKMGIDSLSGGMKRRLTLARALINRPELVVLDEPTTGLDPQARHHIWQCLRGLKQQGTTLILTTHYMEEAERLCDRLAIMDRGRIVAQDSPNALIAEHIDPHVLEINGNAAMRWLDGQTDDLPARAHRVGDMALLYCREAAPVLERLERAGLRYLHRPANLEDVFMKLTGHELRD, from the coding sequence ATGGATACAGTTGCTTTAACCGACGATTTCACCACTGCCCAGACCGCTGATGGACCACACATTGCCCGGGCCTGCCGTCTGCTCAAGCGCTACGATGGCCAGACGGTGGTGGACCACATCGATCTGGAGGTGCGCCCGGGGGAATGTTTCGGGTTGCTTGGGCCCAACGGGGCAGGCAAGACCACCACCCTGCGCATGATGCTGGGGCTGACACCCCCTGATGGCGGCACCTTGCATGTGCTGGGCGAGCCCATTCCCGCCAGGGCGCGTGAGGCTCGGGTACGGCTGGGTATCGTGCCCCAGTTCGATAATCTGGACCCGGATTTTACCGTACGGGAGAACCTGACGACCTATGCCGGGTACTTTGGCCTCAAGGGCGATGCGCGTCGCCAGCGCGTGGACGAACTCATTGCCTTTGCCAACCTGGGGCAACGGGAAAAAATGGGCATTGATTCCCTCTCCGGAGGGATGAAGCGTCGCCTCACCCTGGCGCGGGCGCTGATCAATCGTCCGGAACTGGTGGTGCTGGATGAGCCCACCACCGGGCTGGATCCCCAGGCCCGTCATCATATCTGGCAGTGCCTGCGGGGCCTGAAGCAGCAGGGTACAACCCTGATCCTCACCACCCATTACATGGAAGAGGCCGAACGTCTTTGTGATCGGTTGGCCATCATGGACCGGGGCCGGATCGTTGCCCAGGACAGCCCCAATGCCCTGATTGCAGAGCACATCGACCCTCATGTGCTGGAGATCAATGGCAACGCGGCCATGCGCTGGCTGGACGGTCAGACGGACGACCTGCCAGCGCGGGCCCATCGGGTGGGGGACATGGCCCTGCTGTACTGTCGTGAGGCTGCCCCCGTGCTGGAGCGCCTGGAGCGGGCCGGGCTGCGCTACCTGCATCGCCCGGCCAATCTGGAAGATGTCTTCATGAAACTCACCGGACACGAGTTGAGGGACTGA